From the Nitrospirota bacterium genome, one window contains:
- the gap gene encoding type I glyceraldehyde-3-phosphate dehydrogenase, giving the protein MSLRIAINGFGRIGRNFLRTSWGNKGLDIVAINDLTDAKTLGHLLKYDSVHGIFDADITTAEGSILIGGTEIKVFAVTEPEKLPWNDLGVDVVIESTGRFVDRASAAKHLDAGAKWVIISAPAKDPDATVCMGVNEEILDPAKHKIISNASCTTNCLAPVAKVIHNEFSIVRGLMTTIHSYTNDQRILDLPHKDLRRARAAALNMIPTTTGAAKAVGIVLPELKGRLNGMAIRVPTPNVSLVDLVAEVGKDTTVEEVNGALKRAAEGPMKGILQYSEEPLVSSDLNGNAHSSIVDATLTMVMEGKMVKVFSWYDNEWGYSTRMRDLAIYIMKRI; this is encoded by the coding sequence ATGTCTCTACGTATCGCGATAAACGGATTCGGAAGAATAGGAAGGAACTTCCTCAGGACGAGCTGGGGGAATAAGGGGCTGGATATTGTTGCCATCAATGACCTCACCGACGCGAAGACCCTCGGCCATCTGCTGAAATATGATTCTGTCCACGGTATTTTTGATGCAGATATCACCACAGCCGAAGGGAGCATTCTGATAGGCGGAACCGAAATAAAGGTGTTCGCTGTTACGGAACCGGAAAAACTCCCGTGGAATGATCTGGGAGTAGATGTTGTCATTGAATCCACAGGACGTTTTGTGGACAGGGCTTCTGCAGCAAAGCATCTGGACGCCGGGGCGAAATGGGTAATCATCTCAGCGCCTGCAAAAGATCCAGATGCAACAGTCTGCATGGGGGTAAACGAAGAGATACTGGACCCTGCAAAGCACAAGATAATATCAAACGCTTCATGCACCACCAATTGTCTTGCCCCTGTGGCGAAGGTTATTCATAATGAATTCAGCATCGTCCGCGGATTAATGACAACCATACATTCCTATACAAACGATCAGCGAATCCTCGACCTGCCCCACAAGGATCTCAGGAGGGCCAGGGCAGCTGCCCTGAACATGATTCCCACCACAACAGGAGCAGCGAAAGCTGTCGGCATTGTATTGCCTGAGCTGAAAGGCAGGCTGAATGGAATGGCAATAAGGGTACCAACCCCGAACGTTTCACTCGTCGACCTCGTTGCCGAAGTGGGAAAAGATACTACGGTGGAAGAGGTAAACGGCGCCCTGAAAAGAGCTGCAGAAGGGCCGATGAAGGGAATACTCCAGTACTCCGAAGAGCCCCTTGTTTCAAGCGATCTGAACGGGAACGCCCATTCATCGATAGTAGACGCAACCCTCACAATGGTTATGGAAGGAAAGATGGTAAAGGTCTTCTCCTGGTATGACAATGAGTGGGGGTACAGTACCCGCATGAGAGACCTCGCAATCTATATCATGAAAAGGATCTGA
- a CDS encoding phosphoglycerate kinase → MESLPAKNIFHKLTIEDLDIKGKRVFVRADFNVPLDANMMITDDRRIRSTLPTINYAIDEGAKVILSSHLGRPKGKVDPKFSLAPIAKRLQRLLNKEVVFAPDCIGNQVEGMVSKMRNGDVMLLENLRFHPEEEKNDDKFARALAKLADIYINDAFGAAHRAHASIVGMTKYLPSSAGFLLKREIEYLKGAIENPVKPFVAILGGAKVSGKIGVLEHLVGKVDKVIVGGGMAYTFIKAMGYEIGDSLVEEDMLETAQRIRRKLKDTGIKFYLPVDCIIAQSTDPGAVIKIVPTLEIPRGWKALDIGPASVKLFSIALQDAKTVLWNGPMGMFEEDAFSRGTLEIAHAVAEAYALTIVGGGDTDLAVHRAGVSDVISFISTGGGASLQLLEGKELPGIAALSNRKS, encoded by the coding sequence ATGGAATCGCTTCCTGCGAAAAATATCTTTCACAAGCTTACCATTGAGGATCTTGACATTAAGGGGAAAAGGGTCTTTGTCAGGGCTGATTTCAATGTCCCCCTGGATGCAAACATGATGATTACTGACGACAGGAGAATACGGTCAACCCTGCCAACGATAAACTATGCCATCGACGAAGGCGCAAAAGTCATACTTTCGTCCCACCTCGGGAGACCGAAGGGCAAGGTGGACCCCAAGTTCAGTCTTGCTCCTATCGCAAAACGTCTCCAGAGGCTCCTTAACAAGGAAGTTGTGTTCGCCCCCGACTGTATCGGGAATCAGGTTGAGGGGATGGTCTCGAAAATGCGCAATGGTGATGTAATGCTTCTTGAAAATCTGAGGTTTCATCCGGAAGAAGAAAAAAATGACGACAAATTTGCCAGGGCCCTCGCAAAACTCGCCGATATCTATATCAATGATGCCTTCGGCGCAGCACACCGGGCTCATGCGTCAATCGTCGGGATGACGAAGTACCTTCCTTCATCAGCCGGGTTTCTGCTCAAGAGAGAGATTGAATACCTGAAGGGAGCGATCGAAAACCCTGTAAAGCCCTTTGTGGCAATTCTGGGCGGGGCTAAGGTATCCGGAAAAATCGGGGTTCTGGAACACCTCGTCGGAAAGGTCGACAAGGTCATTGTCGGCGGAGGAATGGCATACACCTTCATTAAGGCCATGGGGTACGAGATCGGAGACTCCCTGGTCGAAGAGGACATGCTTGAGACAGCCCAGAGGATACGAAGAAAACTGAAAGATACCGGGATTAAATTCTATCTTCCGGTAGACTGCATCATTGCACAGAGCACCGACCCCGGTGCGGTGATAAAGATTGTGCCAACCCTGGAAATACCCAGGGGATGGAAAGCGCTTGATATCGGCCCCGCATCTGTGAAGCTTTTTTCTATCGCGCTTCAGGACGCAAAAACCGTACTATGGAACGGCCCGATGGGCATGTTCGAGGAAGATGCCTTCTCACGGGGCACCCTGGAAATCGCCCATGCGGTTGCCGAAGCATATGCGCTGACAATTGTCGGCGGCGGTGACACCGACCTTGCAGTGCACAGAGCCGGGGTTTCTGATGTCATATCATTCATCTCAACAGGCGGTGGAGCTTCTCTCCAGCTGCTCGAAGGCAAGGAACTGCCCGGTATCGCTGCGCTGTCGAACAGAAAAAGCTGA